One Aerococcus urinaeequi DNA segment encodes these proteins:
- a CDS encoding PTS mannitol transporter subunit IICBA, translating to MSEKTKDSGLKASVQKLGSYLSSMVMPNIGSFIAWGIITALFIPDGWIPNEALANLVGPMRDYLLPILIGYTGGSMVYGQRGAVTGAIATMGAVVGASEVVTGQATVPMFIGAMVLGPLGGWLIKKFDEKFQDKIPSGFEMLVNNFSIGIIGFLLVLVGFYAVGPFVSGMTTIFATGVDWIIQRRLLPLANVFIEPAKILFLNNALNHGILTPLGSQQVAETGRSILYLLEANPGPGLGILLAFTVFGKGSARSSAPGAIIIHFLGGIHEIYFPYVMMKPLLFLAVIAGGVSGTLTFQLLNAALTGPASPGSIIAILGMTAPGAYIGVIGGVLVATIVSFLVAAPIIKMDRAQDEDNFEASQAAAKAAKEDSKGQSSEETNAGSASVEGEIPAPEDINSIIFACDAGMGSSAMGASLLRKKAKKLGYDMSITNTAISKLKNQAGVLVITQEELTDRAKRQAPLASHVSVGNFLDGDRYDEILGEMQAASQEEANPVAETADASSVEEEVHANVALIQVPFHEDKPSASVMAASNLRNELKKAGSDLVAEAVPFAQLQNNPQTLIIVDADTVKPAREVAPKAQFEEVTKLYEQNQYSKLLDKVN from the coding sequence ATGTCGGAGAAAACCAAAGATTCAGGTTTAAAGGCGTCGGTTCAAAAATTAGGTTCTTATTTATCTAGTATGGTTATGCCCAATATTGGGTCATTTATTGCGTGGGGGATTATTACAGCACTCTTCATTCCAGATGGTTGGATTCCAAATGAGGCATTGGCCAACTTAGTTGGTCCAATGCGTGATTACTTACTACCTATTCTAATCGGTTATACCGGTGGTTCTATGGTATATGGTCAACGCGGAGCAGTAACAGGTGCTATCGCTACAATGGGTGCAGTTGTTGGTGCATCAGAAGTTGTAACAGGTCAAGCAACAGTGCCAATGTTTATTGGGGCTATGGTTTTAGGTCCTTTAGGTGGTTGGCTGATTAAGAAATTTGATGAAAAATTCCAAGATAAAATCCCATCAGGTTTTGAGATGTTGGTCAATAACTTTTCAATCGGGATTATTGGATTCTTGTTAGTGTTAGTTGGTTTTTATGCAGTGGGACCATTCGTTTCAGGAATGACAACAATCTTTGCAACAGGTGTAGACTGGATTATTCAAAGACGATTACTACCATTAGCCAATGTGTTTATCGAGCCAGCGAAAATCTTGTTCCTTAACAATGCGTTGAACCATGGTATTTTAACACCACTAGGTTCACAACAAGTAGCTGAAACTGGTCGTTCAATTCTTTATTTATTAGAAGCGAATCCAGGACCTGGTCTAGGTATCCTATTAGCCTTTACCGTATTTGGAAAAGGGTCAGCAAGATCATCAGCACCGGGTGCGATTATTATCCACTTCCTAGGTGGTATTCATGAAATCTACTTCCCATATGTGATGATGAAACCTTTATTATTCCTAGCTGTTATTGCTGGTGGGGTATCAGGTACATTAACTTTCCAACTATTAAACGCAGCCTTAACTGGTCCAGCATCACCAGGGTCAATCATTGCCATCCTTGGTATGACAGCACCAGGTGCATACATCGGTGTTATCGGTGGTGTATTAGTAGCAACAATCGTTTCATTCTTAGTAGCGGCGCCAATTATTAAAATGGACCGTGCACAAGATGAAGATAACTTTGAAGCAAGCCAAGCAGCAGCAAAAGCAGCTAAGGAAGATTCAAAAGGCCAATCTTCTGAGGAAACAAATGCTGGCTCAGCGTCAGTTGAAGGTGAAATTCCTGCACCAGAAGATATTAACAGCATTATTTTCGCATGTGACGCAGGTATGGGATCTAGTGCCATGGGTGCCTCATTGTTACGTAAGAAAGCGAAAAAATTAGGTTACGACATGTCGATTACCAACACAGCCATTTCTAAATTGAAAAATCAAGCGGGTGTCTTAGTTATCACGCAAGAAGAATTAACGGACCGTGCTAAACGACAAGCGCCTCTGGCGTCTCACGTATCAGTTGGAAACTTCCTAGATGGTGACCGTTATGATGAAATCTTAGGTGAAATGCAAGCAGCCTCTCAAGAAGAAGCAAACCCAGTAGCTGAAACAGCAGATGCGTCTAGTGTTGAAGAAGAAGTACATGCAAATGTGGCTTTAATTCAAGTGCCTTTCCATGAAGATAAACCATCAGCTTCAGTTATGGCAGCTTCAAACTTACGTAATGAATTGAAGAAAGCGGGATCTGACCTTGTAGCTGAAGCAGTTCCATTTGCACAATTACAAAATAATCCGCAAACTTTGATTATCGTTGATGCGGACACTGTTAAACCAGCAAGAGAAGTTGCACCAAAAGCACAATTTGAAGAAGTTACAAAACTTTATGAGCAAAACCAATACAGCAAGTTGTTAGATAAGGTAAATTAG
- a CDS encoding SDR family oxidoreductase → MSNLKNPKELYHKDGFPKQDQEGPALQNKMNPVPDCGENTYKGSGKLTGRNALITGGDSGIGRAVAIAFAREGANVAIHFLPGEESDAEEVKELIEKEGRKALLLPYDFKEEGNGAKIVSETVKAFGALDILVLNAAQQIAHEKLEDLPMQQVRDTFQVNIISMYESVKEAEKYLAPGSTIVTTSSVNSFNPSVSFFDYAVTNGAISTFTALLSGYFAPKGIRVNGVAPGPVWTPLQLDGGQLDGGLESFGQDTQLERSGQPAELAPTYVLLASNDSSYISGEIIKITGGSTISTE, encoded by the coding sequence ATGTCTAACTTAAAAAATCCAAAGGAACTATATCATAAAGACGGATTTCCCAAACAAGACCAAGAGGGCCCGGCTCTGCAAAATAAAATGAACCCTGTACCTGATTGTGGTGAAAATACTTATAAAGGTTCTGGAAAACTAACCGGTCGTAATGCGCTAATTACAGGTGGAGATTCAGGTATTGGTCGAGCGGTAGCTATCGCTTTCGCAAGGGAAGGTGCCAATGTGGCCATCCATTTCTTACCAGGCGAAGAATCGGACGCTGAGGAAGTAAAAGAGTTGATTGAAAAAGAAGGTCGTAAAGCACTCTTATTACCATATGATTTTAAGGAAGAGGGAAATGGCGCTAAAATTGTGTCAGAAACTGTTAAGGCCTTTGGTGCACTAGATATTTTGGTTTTAAATGCAGCGCAACAAATTGCTCATGAAAAGCTTGAAGATCTACCAATGCAGCAAGTGAGAGACACCTTCCAAGTAAATATTATCAGTATGTATGAATCAGTGAAAGAGGCTGAAAAATACTTAGCGCCTGGAAGTACAATTGTTACAACTTCTTCCGTGAATTCATTTAATCCTTCAGTTTCTTTCTTTGATTACGCCGTAACTAACGGGGCAATATCAACTTTCACCGCCCTATTATCTGGATACTTTGCACCAAAAGGCATTCGGGTCAATGGTGTAGCACCTGGTCCAGTATGGACACCATTACAATTAGATGGTGGACAACTAGATGGTGGACTAGAAAGTTTTGGGCAAGATACTCAACTAGAACGTTCTGGTCAGCCTGCTGAACTTGCACCGACTTATGTTTTACTTGCTTCAAATGATTCTTCTTATATCAGTGGTGAAATTATTAAAATCACAGGTGGTAGCACCATCTCTACTGAATAA
- a CDS encoding glucosamine-6-phosphate deaminase, with product MDIKIFDTAKEASKEVFHEFEQALANGATTFGLATGSTPEDLYEYITASDLDFSNATALNLDEYFGLPADHPESYATFMDKHLFSKKPFKETFIPNGIATDVEAEIARYNTLLDEHPIDLQILGIGQNAHIGFNEPGSSRHTKTQLVDLAESTIQANARFFDSVEDVPTKAFSMGLASIMKSKHILLLAFGESKAQAVKDMVEGPVTEEVPASLLQEHPNVTVYLDSAAASLLNK from the coding sequence ATGGATATTAAGATTTTTGATACCGCAAAAGAAGCATCTAAAGAGGTTTTCCACGAATTTGAGCAAGCATTAGCCAACGGTGCAACAACTTTTGGTTTAGCAACGGGTTCAACACCAGAGGACTTATATGAATATATTACGGCTTCTGACTTAGACTTCAGCAATGCGACTGCTTTAAACCTAGATGAGTATTTTGGTTTACCTGCTGATCATCCAGAAAGTTACGCGACTTTTATGGACAAGCACCTTTTCAGTAAAAAACCTTTCAAAGAAACCTTCATCCCTAACGGTATAGCAACAGATGTTGAGGCAGAAATTGCTCGCTACAATACACTATTAGATGAACATCCAATTGACTTACAAATTCTAGGTATTGGACAAAATGCGCATATCGGTTTCAACGAGCCAGGTTCTTCTCGCCATACGAAAACGCAATTAGTAGACTTAGCAGAAAGTACTATTCAAGCAAATGCTCGTTTCTTCGATTCTGTAGAAGATGTACCAACCAAAGCTTTCTCCATGGGCTTAGCGTCTATCATGAAATCAAAACACATCTTATTATTAGCCTTTGGAGAATCTAAAGCACAAGCGGTTAAGGATATGGTTGAAGGTCCTGTGACTGAAGAGGTACCTGCAAGTCTGTTACAAGAACATCCTAATGTGACTGTTTACCTAGATAGTGCTGCTGCAAGCCTCTTAAATAAATAG
- the glmS gene encoding glutamine--fructose-6-phosphate transaminase (isomerizing) codes for MCGIVGYIGNGSAQEVLLNGLERLEYRGYDSAGVYVVDGNGQNGHLFREEGRIAKLQSEVDMSLDAHTGIGHTRWATHGEPSVRNAHPHQSSTSRFTLVHNGVIENYREMKEGYLSDVTFHSDTDTEVAVNLIEHFALTEGLDAETAFLKALNVIEGSYAFALIDSEQPGVVFAAKNKSPLLIGKGTDFNTIVSDAMASIDLTDQYVEIHDGEMVILTEEDVTIKNLAGETIERAPYTAQLDANDLDKGTYPYYMIKEIDEQPAVMRRIIQEYSDDNNELTVDQEIIDAIKGSDRIYIIGAGTSMHAGLVGKNIIEKMVNIPVEVHVASEFAYNMPVLSEKPFFIYLTQSGETADSRQVLVQTNKLGYKSLTITNVKGSTLSREADYTLLLHAGPEIAVASTKAYTGQIAVMAVLAEALRRDLGFEAQFDMEHELSIIANAIQVMIDDKDEIHALATELFTDKASAFYIGRGIDYEVSREAALKVKEISYIQAEGFASGELKHGTISLIEDGTPVIGVITQENTAAHSRGNIEEVRSRGANTLIIAMEGLDREGDDIVIPAVEPLLSALVSVIPTQLLAYYASLDRGLDVDKPRNLAKSVTVE; via the coding sequence ATGTGTGGTATTGTAGGTTATATTGGAAATGGATCAGCTCAAGAGGTATTATTAAACGGTTTAGAGCGTTTAGAGTACCGTGGTTATGATTCAGCAGGTGTATACGTTGTCGATGGAAATGGTCAAAATGGTCATTTATTTAGAGAAGAAGGACGTATCGCTAAACTACAAAGTGAAGTGGACATGTCATTAGATGCCCATACAGGTATTGGACATACACGTTGGGCAACACATGGTGAACCAAGCGTTCGCAATGCCCATCCACATCAATCATCAACAAGTCGTTTCACATTAGTACATAACGGTGTTATCGAAAACTACCGTGAAATGAAAGAAGGCTACCTATCTGACGTGACTTTCCACTCAGATACAGATACAGAAGTAGCTGTTAACTTAATCGAACACTTCGCTTTAACAGAAGGTTTAGATGCAGAAACTGCATTCTTAAAAGCCTTAAACGTGATTGAAGGTTCATACGCATTTGCATTAATCGATTCAGAACAACCAGGTGTAGTATTTGCAGCGAAAAACAAATCACCTTTATTAATCGGTAAAGGTACTGACTTCAATACAATCGTTTCTGATGCAATGGCATCAATTGACTTAACTGACCAATACGTTGAAATTCATGATGGTGAAATGGTTATCTTAACCGAAGAGGACGTTACAATTAAAAACTTAGCTGGCGAAACTATCGAACGTGCACCATATACTGCGCAATTAGATGCCAATGATTTAGATAAAGGGACATACCCTTACTACATGATTAAAGAAATTGATGAGCAACCAGCTGTAATGCGTCGTATTATCCAAGAATACTCTGACGATAACAACGAATTAACAGTTGACCAAGAAATCATCGATGCGATTAAAGGAAGCGACCGTATCTACATCATCGGCGCGGGTACTTCAATGCATGCAGGTTTAGTTGGTAAAAATATCATCGAAAAAATGGTTAACATTCCAGTTGAAGTTCATGTAGCATCTGAATTTGCTTACAACATGCCGGTATTGAGTGAAAAACCATTCTTCATCTACTTAACACAATCTGGTGAAACTGCAGATAGTCGTCAAGTATTGGTTCAAACCAACAAATTAGGCTACAAATCATTAACAATCACTAACGTGAAAGGTTCTACTTTATCACGTGAAGCTGACTACACATTATTATTACACGCAGGTCCAGAAATCGCTGTAGCATCTACTAAAGCATATACTGGTCAAATCGCAGTAATGGCTGTATTAGCTGAAGCTTTGCGTCGTGACTTAGGATTTGAAGCGCAATTCGATATGGAACATGAATTATCAATCATTGCTAATGCTATTCAAGTAATGATCGATGACAAAGATGAAATCCATGCGCTAGCAACTGAATTATTCACTGACAAAGCATCAGCCTTCTACATCGGCCGTGGTATCGACTACGAAGTAAGTCGTGAAGCTGCCTTGAAAGTTAAAGAGATTTCATATATTCAAGCTGAAGGTTTTGCTTCAGGTGAATTGAAACATGGTACAATCTCACTTATCGAAGATGGTACACCAGTAATCGGTGTAATCACACAAGAGAATACCGCTGCACACTCACGTGGTAATATTGAAGAAGTGCGTTCACGCGGAGCGAATACATTGATCATCGCTATGGAAGGTTTAGACCGTGAAGGTGATGACATTGTCATACCTGCTGTAGAACCGTTATTATCTGCACTTGTATCAGTCATTCCAACGCAGTTACTAGCATACTATGCGTCATTAGACCGCGGTTTAGATGTAGATAAGCCACGTAACCTAGCGAAGTCAGTAACAGTAGAATAA
- a CDS encoding DUF421 domain-containing protein translates to MLLSISLKLVFGLVSLMLVTRVLGKKALADVTPFDLIYTLILGGILEESIYDDKLNIGHLVLALFLWAALIYIIERIVLKNTRVSRLLKGEPSVIIRDGVINLKALSKNHIEMEQLRTMLRQQQCFSLENAKHVILESAGQVSVLKNSQEDSYISLMLVDHGIIQDRVLETHGLTRKRLLDNLNKEGYTILHEIIYVEWSAEKAFYILTNHDVMNKDYCIDG, encoded by the coding sequence ATGCTACTTTCAATAAGCCTTAAACTCGTTTTTGGTTTAGTCAGCCTTATGCTAGTCACACGTGTATTAGGTAAAAAAGCTTTGGCGGACGTTACTCCTTTTGATCTTATTTATACTTTGATATTAGGTGGTATTTTAGAGGAATCTATATATGACGATAAATTAAATATAGGACATCTTGTACTCGCCCTATTTCTATGGGCAGCCCTTATTTACATCATAGAAAGAATAGTGCTGAAAAATACAAGGGTGAGCCGTTTATTAAAAGGTGAACCTTCTGTCATTATTAGAGATGGTGTAATAAACTTAAAAGCGCTCTCTAAAAATCATATTGAAATGGAACAATTAAGGACCATGTTAAGGCAACAACAATGTTTTTCCCTTGAAAATGCTAAGCACGTTATTCTAGAAAGCGCTGGTCAAGTCAGTGTATTGAAAAACTCTCAAGAAGATAGCTATATTTCCTTAATGCTTGTCGACCATGGCATTATTCAAGATAGGGTTTTGGAAACGCATGGCTTGACGAGAAAACGGTTACTGGATAATTTGAATAAAGAGGGTTATACCATATTGCATGAGATTATATATGTAGAATGGTCTGCGGAAAAGGCGTTTTATATTCTAACCAATCATGATGTAATGAATAAAGACTATTGTATAGATGGCTAA
- a CDS encoding LysM peptidoglycan-binding domain-containing protein yields MKLNKIILGTSFALAGLFAATNNNNVEAATWSARTVAEVSADLEATDDTTTSYTIQYGDTLAAIAKASDVSVDALVAINDIQNANVIFPGTKLSFTKDETTGEVNEVTVEDSATEEATTYDVAEEVVTETTYEAPAEETYVAEETAYEEPAAETTASTTSYSSNSAKEIIAQRESGGSYTAYNAAGGYYGRYQLNPTLVAYGASPAEQEVAADKYVAERYGSWDAALAFWNANGWY; encoded by the coding sequence ATGAAATTGAACAAAATTATCTTAGGTACGTCATTTGCATTAGCAGGTTTATTCGCTGCTACAAACAACAACAACGTAGAAGCAGCTACTTGGTCTGCTCGTACAGTTGCTGAAGTTTCAGCTGATTTAGAAGCTACAGATGACACAACTACTTCATACACTATTCAATACGGTGATACTTTAGCAGCTATCGCTAAAGCGTCTGACGTAAGTGTAGATGCATTAGTTGCAATCAACGACATCCAAAACGCTAACGTAATCTTCCCAGGAACTAAACTTTCATTTACAAAAGATGAAACAACTGGTGAAGTAAACGAAGTAACTGTAGAAGACTCTGCAACTGAAGAAGCAACTACTTATGATGTTGCTGAAGAAGTGGTAACTGAAACTACTTATGAAGCACCAGCTGAAGAAACTTATGTAGCAGAAGAAACTGCATACGAAGAACCAGCAGCTGAAACAACTGCTTCAACTACTTCATACTCAAGCAACTCAGCTAAAGAAATCATCGCTCAACGTGAGTCAGGTGGATCTTACACAGCTTACAACGCTGCAGGTGGATACTATGGTCGTTACCAATTAAACCCTACATTAGTAGCATACGGTGCATCTCCAGCTGAGCAAGAAGTTGCTGCTGACAAATATGTTGCTGAACGTTACGGTTCATGGGATGCTGCTTTAGCATTCTGGAATGCTAACGGTTGGTACTAA